The following proteins are co-located in the Pseudomonas synxantha genome:
- the gabD gene encoding NADP-dependent succinate-semialdehyde dehydrogenase: MQLKDTQLFRQQAFIDGAWVDADNGQTIKVNNPATGEILGSVPKMGAAETRRAIEAADKALPAWRALTAKERANKLRRWFELLIENQDDLGRLMTLEQGKPLAEAKGEIVYAASFIEWFAEEAKRIYGDVIPGHQPDKRLIVIKQPIGVTAAITPWNFPAAMITRKAGPALAAGCTMVIKPASQTPFSALALVELAHRAGIPKGVLSVVTGSAGDIGGELTSNPIVRKLSFTGSTEIGRQLMAECAKDIKKVSLELGGNAPFIVFDDADLDKAVEGAIISKYRNNGQTCVCANRLYIQDSVYDAFAEKLKVAVAKLKIGNGLEEGTTTGPLIDEKAVAKVQEHIADALGKGAKLLAGGKAMEGNFFEPTILVDVPKDAAVAKEETFGPLAPLFRFKDEADVIAMANDTEFGLASYFYARDLGRVFRVAEALEYGMVGVNTGLISNEVAPFGGIKASGLGREGSKYGIEDYLEIKYLCLGI, from the coding sequence ATGCAGCTCAAAGATACCCAGTTGTTCCGCCAGCAAGCCTTTATCGATGGCGCTTGGGTCGATGCGGACAACGGTCAGACCATCAAGGTCAACAACCCGGCCACGGGTGAAATTCTCGGCAGCGTGCCGAAGATGGGCGCCGCGGAAACCCGCCGCGCCATCGAAGCCGCCGACAAGGCCCTGCCGGCCTGGCGTGCCCTCACCGCCAAGGAGCGCGCCAACAAGCTGCGCCGTTGGTTCGAACTGTTGATCGAAAACCAGGACGACCTCGGCCGCCTGATGACCCTCGAGCAAGGCAAGCCGCTGGCCGAAGCCAAGGGCGAAATCGTCTATGCCGCGTCCTTTATCGAGTGGTTTGCCGAAGAAGCCAAGCGCATCTACGGCGATGTGATCCCCGGCCACCAACCCGACAAGCGCCTGATTGTGATCAAGCAGCCTATCGGCGTGACCGCGGCGATCACTCCGTGGAACTTCCCGGCCGCCATGATCACCCGTAAAGCCGGCCCGGCCCTGGCTGCCGGCTGCACCATGGTGATCAAGCCAGCCTCGCAAACCCCATTCTCGGCCTTGGCTCTGGTTGAGCTGGCCCACCGCGCCGGTATCCCGAAAGGCGTGCTCAGCGTGGTCACCGGCAGCGCCGGCGACATTGGCGGCGAGCTGACCAGCAACCCGATCGTGCGCAAATTGTCCTTCACCGGCTCGACCGAAATCGGTCGCCAGCTGATGGCCGAATGCGCCAAGGACATCAAGAAAGTCTCCCTGGAGCTGGGCGGTAACGCACCGTTCATCGTGTTCGACGACGCCGACCTGGATAAGGCCGTCGAAGGCGCGATCATCTCCAAGTACCGCAACAACGGCCAGACCTGCGTCTGCGCCAACCGCCTGTACATCCAGGATTCGGTATACGACGCCTTCGCTGAAAAGCTCAAGGTGGCCGTGGCCAAATTGAAGATCGGTAACGGTCTGGAAGAAGGCACCACCACGGGCCCGCTGATCGACGAAAAAGCCGTGGCCAAGGTTCAGGAGCACATCGCTGATGCCCTGGGCAAAGGCGCCAAGCTGCTGGCCGGTGGCAAGGCGATGGAAGGCAATTTCTTCGAGCCGACCATTCTGGTCGATGTGCCGAAAGACGCCGCTGTCGCCAAGGAAGAAACCTTCGGCCCGCTGGCGCCGCTGTTCCGCTTCAAAGACGAAGCCGATGTGATCGCCATGGCCAACGACACCGAGTTCGGCCTGGCCTCGTACTTCTACGCCCGCGACCTGGGCCGGGTGTTCCGTGTGGCCGAGGCCCTGGAATACGGCATGGTCGGCGTCAACACCGGGTTGATCTCCAATGAAGTGGCGCCGTTCGGCGGCATCAAGGCCTCGGGCCTGGGCCGTGAAGGCTCCAAGTACGGGATCGAGGATTACCTGGAAATCAAATACCTCTGCCTGGGCATCTGA
- the gabT gene encoding 4-aminobutyrate--2-oxoglutarate transaminase yields MSKTNASLMKRREAAVPRGVGQIHPIFAESAKNATVTDVEGREFIDFAGGIAVLNTGHVHPKIIAAVTEQLNKLTHTCFQVLAYEPYVEVCEKVAAKVPGDFAKKTLLVTTGSEAVENAVKIARAATGRAGVIAFTGAYHGRTMMTLGLTGKVVPYSAGMGLMPGGVFRALYPNELHGVSVDDSIASIERIFKNDAEPRDIAAIIIEPVQGEGGFYVAPKAFMKRLRELCDQHGILLIADEVQTGAGRTGTFFAMEQMGVAADLTTFAKSIAGGFPLAGVCGKAEYMDAIAPGGLGGTYAGSPIACAAALAVMEVFEEEHLLDRCKAVGERLVTGLKAIQAKYPVIGDVRALGAMIAVELFEEGDSHKPNAAAVAAVVAKARDKGLILLSCGTYGNVLRVLVPLTSPDEQLDKGLAIIEECFSEL; encoded by the coding sequence ATGAGCAAGACCAACGCTTCCCTGATGAAACGCCGCGAAGCCGCTGTACCCCGCGGTGTTGGCCAGATTCACCCGATCTTCGCCGAATCCGCGAAGAACGCCACGGTGACCGACGTAGAAGGTCGCGAGTTCATCGACTTCGCCGGCGGTATCGCCGTGCTCAACACCGGTCACGTGCACCCGAAAATCATCGCCGCCGTGACCGAGCAACTGAACAAGCTGACCCACACCTGCTTCCAGGTGCTGGCCTACGAGCCCTACGTAGAGGTGTGTGAGAAAGTCGCTGCCAAGGTGCCAGGCGATTTCGCCAAGAAAACCCTGCTGGTCACCACCGGTTCCGAAGCGGTCGAGAACGCCGTGAAGATCGCCCGCGCCGCTACTGGCCGTGCCGGCGTGATTGCCTTCACCGGCGCCTACCACGGTCGCACCATGATGACCCTGGGCCTGACCGGTAAAGTCGTGCCGTACTCGGCTGGCATGGGCCTGATGCCAGGCGGCGTGTTCCGTGCGCTGTACCCCAACGAACTGCACGGTGTGAGCGTCGACGACTCCATCGCCAGCATCGAACGCATCTTCAAGAACGATGCCGAACCGCGTGATATCGCCGCCATTATCATCGAGCCGGTGCAGGGCGAAGGCGGCTTCTACGTCGCGCCGAAAGCCTTCATGAAGCGCCTGCGCGAACTGTGCGACCAGCACGGCATCCTGCTGATCGCCGATGAAGTGCAAACCGGTGCCGGCCGTACCGGTACCTTCTTCGCCATGGAACAGATGGGCGTGGCCGCCGACCTGACCACCTTTGCCAAATCCATCGCTGGCGGCTTCCCGCTGGCCGGTGTGTGCGGCAAGGCCGAATACATGGACGCCATCGCCCCGGGCGGCCTGGGCGGCACCTACGCCGGCAGCCCGATTGCTTGCGCGGCGGCCCTGGCCGTGATGGAAGTGTTCGAAGAAGAGCACCTGCTGGACCGCTGCAAGGCGGTCGGCGAGCGCCTGGTGACGGGGCTCAAGGCCATCCAGGCCAAGTACCCGGTGATCGGTGATGTGCGTGCCCTGGGCGCGATGATCGCAGTCGAGCTGTTTGAAGAGGGCGACAGCCACAAGCCTAACGCGGCGGCCGTTGCCGCGGTGGTGGCGAAGGCGCGTGACAAGGGCCTGATCCTGCTGTCCTGCGGTACCTACGGCAACGTGTTGCGCGTCCTGGTGCCGCTGACCTCGCCGGACGAGCAGTTGGACAAGGGCTTGGCCATCATCGAGGAGTGCTTCTCCGAGCTGTAA
- a CDS encoding HDOD domain-containing protein, whose amino-acid sequence MTAVDLPAVPRVLIAEADPWSRDLLKQVLLNVRCDARLDVCADGQQAATLLREKTYDLILADWELAGVDGLSLLRSVRQQRRSPALPFILLSSRNDSASVREALPLAPTAYLTHPLNMEGLTQRLQDLLLNEGESVYCEIPALAPGMTLPAFLERRREVCDGAPLRVDVKTAVQRSLGPEGLDLQQLEEQVRMDPQITAVLIAAANSAGYHGTPVQTLHAALNKLVPGQSMNLILGLALKHNVVLGDPGLLAYAERHWQLSEDSAEYARRLARMLELDHQRCYSACILHRLGDLALLRCLEDWRQAGGALDDEAIGEALDTFGAAYGSALRTRWRLPLELRQLIAATYSLEGGVYSREALVVNLATQMARLTEHEGLQELASSKTARLLKVGLSELTRVRKA is encoded by the coding sequence ATGACTGCTGTTGATTTACCTGCTGTACCCCGAGTGCTGATTGCCGAAGCGGACCCTTGGTCGCGGGACCTGCTCAAGCAAGTGTTGTTGAATGTGCGTTGTGATGCGCGGCTGGATGTGTGCGCCGATGGGCAGCAGGCCGCCACGCTGTTGCGGGAAAAAACCTATGACCTGATCCTTGCGGACTGGGAGCTTGCGGGCGTCGATGGCTTGAGCCTGCTGCGCAGTGTGCGCCAGCAGCGCCGCTCTCCCGCACTGCCGTTCATCCTGCTGAGCAGCCGCAATGACAGCGCCAGCGTACGCGAAGCCTTGCCCCTGGCGCCGACTGCGTACCTGACCCACCCGCTGAACATGGAGGGCCTGACCCAGCGCCTGCAAGACCTGCTGCTTAACGAAGGCGAAAGCGTGTATTGCGAGATTCCGGCGCTGGCGCCAGGCATGACCTTGCCAGCATTCCTGGAGCGGCGCCGAGAGGTCTGCGATGGCGCGCCGTTGCGTGTGGATGTTAAAACCGCGGTGCAACGCAGCCTGGGGCCCGAGGGTCTGGACCTGCAGCAGCTCGAAGAGCAGGTGCGTATGGACCCGCAAATCACCGCCGTGTTGATCGCCGCCGCCAACAGTGCCGGGTATCACGGCACGCCGGTGCAGACCCTGCACGCGGCCCTGAACAAGTTGGTACCCGGGCAAAGCATGAACCTCATCCTGGGCCTGGCGCTCAAGCACAACGTCGTGCTGGGTGACCCTGGGCTGTTGGCTTACGCCGAGCGGCACTGGCAGTTGTCTGAGGACAGCGCCGAGTACGCCCGACGCCTGGCGCGCATGCTGGAACTGGATCACCAGCGCTGCTATAGCGCCTGCATCCTGCATCGGTTGGGCGACCTGGCCTTGTTGCGCTGCCTGGAAGACTGGCGCCAGGCTGGCGGCGCCCTGGATGACGAAGCGATCGGCGAAGCCCTCGATACTTTTGGCGCCGCCTACGGCTCGGCGTTGCGCACGCGCTGGCGCTTGCCGTTGGAGTTGCGCCAATTGATCGCGGCCACCTATTCACTGGAAGGCGGTGTGTATTCACGCGAAGCCTTGGTGGTGAACCTGGCGACACAGATGGCGCGCTTGACCGAGCATGAAGGGCTGCAAGAGCTTGCCAGCAGCAAGACCGCACGGCTGCTCAAAGTGGGCTTGTCCGAACTGACAAGAGTACGCAAAGCCTGA
- a CDS encoding GGDEF domain-containing protein has protein sequence MVHEKPCLPDVPTAEPPRPAAAATLLALMHAQGEVERLSEREQLLSSLLVSVNAVLWAIDWETRRVLYVSPAYERIFGRSAGLLLADHREWRNSVHPEDLDYAEHSLARVLEQGAVEDREYRIITADGQIRWLCDKCYINQQVVPGEPLIVVGMAEDITEKKLLELELHRLATTDVLTQSSNRRHFFECANQAFDNACVQGTALAFLLLDIDDFKDINDTYGHLEGDQVLRRIAESGRGVLRRGDLFGRIGGEEFAAVLPGCAPEMALQVAERLGKEIQALLFSYEGREFNVTVSQGLASLREDDSTLDSLFARADAAMYEAKRLGKNRVIAG, from the coding sequence ATGGTTCACGAAAAGCCCTGCCTGCCCGATGTGCCCACTGCCGAGCCGCCGCGCCCGGCCGCGGCGGCGACCCTGTTGGCGTTGATGCATGCCCAGGGCGAAGTCGAGCGACTGAGTGAGCGTGAGCAACTGCTCAGTTCACTGCTGGTCAGCGTGAACGCGGTGCTATGGGCCATCGACTGGGAAACGCGCCGCGTGCTGTATGTGAGCCCGGCCTACGAGCGCATCTTTGGCCGTTCAGCCGGCTTGCTGCTGGCCGATCACCGGGAATGGCGCAACAGTGTTCACCCCGAAGACCTCGACTACGCCGAACACAGCCTGGCCCGCGTGCTGGAACAGGGCGCCGTGGAAGACCGCGAGTACCGCATCATCACCGCCGACGGGCAAATCCGCTGGCTGTGCGACAAGTGCTACATCAACCAGCAGGTGGTGCCTGGCGAGCCGCTGATCGTGGTCGGCATGGCCGAAGACATCACCGAGAAGAAGCTGCTGGAGCTGGAACTGCACCGCCTCGCCACCACCGACGTGCTGACCCAAAGCAGCAACCGCCGGCACTTCTTCGAATGCGCCAACCAGGCGTTCGACAACGCCTGCGTGCAGGGCACGGCGCTGGCGTTCCTGTTGCTGGACATCGATGACTTCAAGGACATCAACGACACCTACGGCCACCTGGAGGGCGATCAGGTGCTGCGGCGCATTGCCGAGAGCGGTCGAGGGGTACTGCGCCGTGGCGACCTGTTCGGGCGCATTGGCGGCGAAGAATTCGCCGCCGTACTGCCCGGTTGCGCACCGGAGATGGCCCTGCAAGTGGCCGAACGGCTGGGCAAGGAGATCCAGGCGTTGTTGTTCAGCTATGAGGGCCGCGAATTCAACGTGACCGTCAGCCAGGGCCTGGCCAGCTTGCGCGAGGATGACTCCACCCTCGACAGCCTGTTCGCCCGCGCGGATGCAGCGATGTATGAGGCCAAACGCCTGGGCAAGAACCGCGTTATCGCGGGCTAG
- the desA gene encoding delta-9 fatty acid desaturase DesA: MWYNGFLDLSAWQLVAVTLLMTHVTIIAVTVYLHRYSAHRSLELNAGLKHFFRFWLWLTTAQNTREWTAIHRKHHAKCETVDDPHSPVIKGLSTVLRKGAELYRAEAENPETLRIYGKNCPDDWLERKLYTPYPLLGVAIMGVIDVLLFGTIGITIWAIQMMWIPFWAAGVINGLGHAVGYRNFECRDAATNLVPWGIIVGGEELHNNHHTYPNSAKLSVKKWEFDLGWAWIKVFSFLRLAKVQRVAPIAHRVEGKGSLDMDTAMAILNNRFQIMAQYRKLVIGPLVKQELEKVDHSVRHQFHRAKRLLSRETSLLDDRHHLRIQSMLEHSHALTVIYEKRLALQQIWLKTSTNGHDMLAAIKEWVHEAEASGIQSLRDFAHQLKTYSLRPAAV, translated from the coding sequence ATGTGGTACAACGGTTTTCTTGATCTGTCAGCCTGGCAACTGGTGGCAGTCACTCTGTTGATGACCCACGTGACCATCATTGCGGTCACCGTCTATCTACACCGCTATTCCGCCCATCGCTCCCTGGAGCTCAATGCGGGCCTTAAACACTTCTTCCGCTTCTGGCTGTGGCTGACCACGGCGCAGAACACCCGCGAGTGGACCGCCATCCACCGCAAGCACCACGCCAAATGCGAAACCGTCGATGACCCGCACAGCCCGGTGATCAAGGGCCTTTCCACCGTGCTGCGCAAAGGTGCCGAGCTGTACCGCGCCGAGGCGGAAAACCCCGAGACCCTGCGCATCTACGGCAAGAACTGCCCGGACGACTGGCTCGAGCGCAAGCTCTATACCCCCTACCCGCTGCTGGGCGTGGCGATCATGGGCGTAATCGACGTGCTGCTGTTCGGCACCATCGGCATCACCATCTGGGCGATCCAGATGATGTGGATTCCGTTCTGGGCCGCCGGCGTGATCAACGGCCTGGGCCATGCTGTGGGCTATCGCAACTTCGAATGCCGTGACGCCGCCACCAACCTGGTGCCGTGGGGCATCATCGTCGGCGGCGAAGAGCTGCATAACAACCACCACACCTATCCCAACTCGGCCAAGCTGTCGGTGAAGAAGTGGGAGTTCGACCTGGGCTGGGCCTGGATCAAGGTGTTCAGCTTCCTGCGCCTGGCCAAGGTGCAGCGCGTGGCGCCCATCGCCCACCGCGTCGAAGGCAAGGGCAGCCTGGACATGGACACCGCCATGGCGATCCTCAACAACCGCTTCCAGATCATGGCCCAATACCGCAAGTTGGTGATTGGCCCGCTGGTCAAGCAGGAGCTGGAGAAGGTCGATCATTCGGTACGCCACCAGTTCCACCGGGCCAAGCGCCTGTTGTCGCGGGAAACCAGCTTGCTCGATGACCGCCACCACCTGCGCATCCAGAGCATGCTGGAGCACAGCCATGCGCTGACGGTGATCTACGAAAAGCGCCTGGCGCTCCAGCAGATCTGGCTCAAGACCAGCACCAATGGCCACGATATGCTGGCTGCGATCAAGGAGTGGGTGCATGAGGCAGAGGCCAGCGGTATCCAATCCCTGCGCGATTTTGCCCACCAATTGAAGACCTATTCGCTGCGTCCTGCGGCGGTGTGA
- the oscA gene encoding sulfur starvation response protein OscA: MSASLRSVDGQDEATILREIQSALRDLRFGAVEITVHNAQVVQIERKEKFRLQNPGNKPS; this comes from the coding sequence ATGAGCGCATCTCTACGTAGCGTCGACGGCCAGGACGAAGCAACCATTTTGCGTGAGATCCAGAGCGCCCTGCGCGATCTGCGGTTTGGCGCAGTGGAAATCACCGTGCACAACGCTCAAGTGGTACAGATCGAACGCAAGGAAAAATTCCGCCTGCAGAACCCGGGTAACAAACCGAGCTGA
- a CDS encoding sulfate ABC transporter substrate-binding protein — MSSIRRYALAALASAVFAGSAVAKDYELLNVSYDPTRELYQDYNAEFTSFWKQSHPGDNVKIQQSHGGSGKQGRAVIDGLRADVVTLALAGDIDEIAKLGKTLPENWQTRLPDASTPYTSTIVFLVRKGNPKGIKDWGDLIKKDVSVITPNPKTSGGARWNFLAAWAYGLKTGGSEAKAQEYVKELFKHVPVLDTGARGSTITFVNNGQGDVLLAWENEAFLALKEDGGADKFDIVVPSLSILAEPPVAVVDKNAEKKGNTEIATAYLNHLYSPAGQEIAAKNFYRPRDEKVAAKYAQQFPKLDLVTIDKDFGGWKTAQPKFFNDGGVFDQIYTAQ; from the coding sequence ATGTCGTCGATTCGCCGTTATGCCTTGGCCGCGCTGGCCAGTGCTGTGTTTGCCGGTTCCGCCGTTGCCAAGGACTACGAGCTGCTCAACGTTTCGTACGACCCGACCCGTGAGCTGTACCAGGACTACAACGCCGAGTTCACCAGCTTCTGGAAGCAGTCCCACCCCGGCGACAACGTCAAGATCCAGCAATCCCACGGCGGTTCCGGCAAGCAGGGCCGGGCGGTGATCGACGGCCTGCGCGCCGACGTGGTGACCCTGGCCCTGGCCGGCGACATCGACGAAATCGCCAAGCTGGGCAAGACCCTGCCGGAAAACTGGCAGACCCGCCTGCCGGACGCCAGCACCCCGTACACGTCGACCATCGTGTTCCTGGTGCGCAAGGGCAACCCCAAGGGCATCAAGGACTGGGGCGACCTGATCAAGAAAGACGTGTCGGTGATCACGCCAAACCCGAAAACCTCCGGCGGTGCACGCTGGAACTTCCTTGCCGCCTGGGCCTACGGCCTCAAAACCGGTGGCAGCGAAGCCAAGGCCCAGGAATACGTGAAAGAGCTGTTCAAGCACGTCCCGGTACTGGACACCGGCGCGCGCGGATCTACCATTACCTTCGTCAACAACGGTCAGGGCGACGTGTTGCTGGCCTGGGAAAACGAGGCGTTCCTGGCGTTGAAAGAAGACGGCGGCGCCGACAAGTTCGACATCGTAGTGCCGTCCCTGTCGATTCTCGCGGAGCCACCGGTGGCCGTAGTCGACAAGAACGCCGAGAAAAAGGGTAATACCGAGATCGCCACCGCGTACCTCAACCACCTGTACAGCCCGGCTGGCCAGGAGATTGCGGCGAAGAACTTCTACCGACCACGGGATGAGAAAGTCGCCGCCAAGTATGCCCAGCAGTTCCCGAAACTGGACCTGGTGACGATCGACAAGGACTTCGGCGGCTGGAAAACGGCCCAACCGAAATTCTTCAATGATGGTGGTGTGTTCGACCAGATCTACACGGCGCAGTAA
- the cysT gene encoding sulfate ABC transporter permease subunit CysT has translation MSRRISPVIPGFGLTLGYTVVYLSLIVLIPLAAMFVHAAQLTWDQFWNIISAPRVLAALKLSFSTALYAALINGVIGTLLAWVLVRYTFPGRKIIDAMIDLPFALPTAVAGIALTALYTPNGLVGQFAADLGFKIAYTPLGITLALTFVTLPFVVRTVQPVLADIPREIEEAAACLGAKPLQVFRYILVPALLPAWLTGFALAFARGVGEYGSVIFIAGNMPMKTEILPLLIMVKLDQYDYRGATSIGVLMLVVSFILLLLINLLQRRIERP, from the coding sequence ATGTCGCGTCGTATTTCCCCCGTCATACCCGGCTTCGGGCTGACGCTGGGCTACACCGTCGTGTACCTCAGCCTGATCGTACTCATCCCGCTGGCGGCGATGTTTGTACACGCCGCTCAACTCACCTGGGATCAGTTCTGGAACATCATTTCCGCACCGCGCGTGCTGGCGGCGTTGAAGCTGAGCTTCAGCACCGCGCTGTACGCCGCGCTGATCAACGGCGTGATCGGTACGCTGCTGGCCTGGGTGCTGGTGCGCTACACCTTCCCCGGTCGCAAGATCATCGATGCGATGATCGACCTGCCGTTCGCCCTGCCCACGGCCGTGGCTGGTATCGCGCTGACCGCGCTGTACACGCCTAACGGTTTGGTCGGCCAGTTTGCCGCCGACCTGGGTTTCAAGATCGCCTACACCCCCCTGGGCATCACCCTGGCGCTGACCTTCGTCACCTTGCCCTTCGTGGTGCGCACGGTGCAGCCGGTGCTGGCCGACATCCCCCGGGAGATCGAAGAGGCCGCCGCGTGCCTCGGCGCCAAGCCGCTGCAAGTGTTCCGCTACATCCTTGTGCCTGCGTTGTTGCCCGCGTGGCTGACTGGCTTCGCCCTGGCGTTTGCCCGGGGCGTGGGTGAGTACGGCTCGGTGATCTTCATCGCCGGCAACATGCCGATGAAGACCGAGATCCTGCCGCTGCTGATCATGGTCAAGCTCGACCAGTACGACTACCGCGGCGCCACCTCCATTGGTGTGCTGATGCTGGTGGTTTCCTTCATTCTGCTGCTGCTGATCAACTTGTTGCAGCGGCGCATCGAACGTCCATAA
- the cysW gene encoding sulfate ABC transporter permease subunit CysW: MSQSSISAASSANAARRGSAVSRRILIGLGWLVFVLFLLLPLLIVVTQGLKNGLGAFFTAILEPDALSALKLTVIAVAISVPLNLVFGVSAAWCVSKYSFRGKSILVTLIDLPFSVSPVIAGLVYVLMFGAQGFFGPWLQDHDIQIVFALPGIVLATIFVTVPFVARELIPLMQEQGTQEEEAARLLGANGWQMFWHVTVPNIKWGLIYGVVLCTARAMGEFGAVSVVSGHIRGVTNTLPLHVEILYNEYNHVAAFAVASLLLILALFILLLKQWSENRINRLRNSAGEE; encoded by the coding sequence ATGTCCCAATCGTCTATTTCCGCCGCGTCCTCGGCCAATGCCGCCCGGCGTGGCAGTGCGGTGTCGCGACGCATCCTGATCGGTCTAGGCTGGCTGGTGTTCGTACTGTTTCTGCTGTTGCCGTTGCTGATCGTGGTAACTCAGGGCTTGAAGAATGGCCTGGGTGCATTCTTCACTGCGATCCTCGAACCCGACGCGCTGTCGGCGTTGAAGCTCACGGTAATTGCCGTGGCGATTTCGGTGCCGCTCAACCTGGTGTTCGGTGTCAGCGCCGCCTGGTGTGTGAGCAAGTACTCGTTCCGTGGCAAGAGCATCCTGGTGACGCTGATCGACCTGCCGTTCTCGGTCTCGCCGGTGATCGCGGGTCTGGTCTACGTGCTGATGTTCGGCGCCCAGGGCTTCTTCGGCCCATGGTTGCAGGACCATGACATCCAGATCGTGTTCGCCTTGCCCGGCATCGTGCTGGCAACCATCTTCGTCACCGTGCCGTTCGTGGCCCGTGAGTTGATCCCGCTGATGCAGGAGCAGGGCACCCAGGAAGAGGAGGCGGCGCGCCTGCTCGGTGCCAATGGCTGGCAGATGTTCTGGCATGTCACCGTGCCCAACATCAAATGGGGCCTGATCTATGGCGTGGTGCTGTGTACCGCGCGGGCCATGGGCGAGTTCGGCGCGGTGTCGGTGGTGTCCGGCCACATTCGTGGGGTGACCAATACCCTGCCGCTGCATGTCGAGATTCTCTACAACGAATATAACCATGTTGCCGCGTTTGCGGTGGCCAGCCTGTTGCTGATCCTGGCGCTCTTCATCCTGCTGCTCAAGCAGTGGAGCGAGAACCGAATCAACCGCCTGCGCAACAGCGCTGGTGAGGAATAA
- a CDS encoding sulfate/molybdate ABC transporter ATP-binding protein: MSIEVRNVSKNFNAFKALDSINLDIQSGELVALLGPSGCGKTTLLRIIAGLETPDAGSIVFHGEDVSGHDVRDRNVGFVFQHYALFRHMTVFDNVAFGLRMKPKNQRPSESQIAAKVHELLNMVQLDWLSDRYPEQLSGGQRQRIALARALAVEPKVLLLDEPFGALDAKVRKELRRWLARLHEDINLTSVFVTHDQEEAMEVADRIVVMNKGVIEQIGSPGEVYENPASDFVYHFLGDSNRLHLGEDKHLLFRPHEVSLSRHELEDHHAAQVRDIRPLGATTRVTLKVEGQSELIEAEVVKDHDSLTGLTRGETLFFKPKVWQKA; the protein is encoded by the coding sequence ATGTCGATCGAAGTCCGTAATGTCAGCAAGAACTTCAACGCCTTCAAGGCCCTGGACAGCATCAACCTGGATATCCAGAGTGGCGAGCTGGTGGCGTTGCTGGGCCCGTCCGGCTGCGGCAAGACCACCTTGCTGCGCATCATCGCCGGCCTGGAAACCCCGGATGCCGGCAGCATCGTGTTCCATGGCGAAGACGTCTCCGGCCACGATGTGCGGGACCGCAACGTCGGTTTTGTGTTCCAGCACTACGCCTTGTTCCGCCATATGACCGTGTTCGACAACGTCGCCTTCGGCCTGCGCATGAAACCGAAAAACCAGCGCCCGAGCGAAAGCCAGATCGCGGCCAAGGTGCATGAATTGCTGAACATGGTGCAGCTCGATTGGTTGTCCGACCGCTACCCGGAACAACTCTCCGGTGGCCAGCGCCAACGTATCGCCCTGGCCCGCGCCCTGGCGGTGGAGCCCAAAGTGCTGCTGCTGGACGAACCTTTCGGCGCCCTCGACGCCAAGGTGCGTAAAGAGCTGCGCCGCTGGCTGGCGCGGCTGCACGAAGACATCAACCTGACCTCGGTGTTTGTGACCCACGACCAGGAAGAGGCCATGGAAGTCGCCGACCGTATCGTGGTGATGAACAAGGGTGTGATCGAGCAGATCGGCTCACCGGGGGAGGTCTACGAAAACCCGGCCAGCGATTTTGTCTATCACTTCCTGGGTGATTCGAACCGCCTGCACCTGGGCGAGGATAAGCACCTGCTGTTCCGCCCCCATGAAGTGTCGCTGTCGCGGCATGAGCTGGAGGATCACCATGCGGCGCAAGTGCGGGATATTCGGCCGTTGGGCGCCACGACGCGGGTGACGCTCAAGGTCGAAGGCCAAAGCGAGTTGATCGAGGCCGAAGTGGTCAAAGACCATGACAGCCTCACCGGTTTAACCCGTGGCGAAACCCTGTTCTTCAAACCCAAGGTCTGGCAAAAAGCCTAA
- a CDS encoding DUF962 domain-containing protein, translated as MKSLVDHLSQYAAYHRDPRNIVSHFIGIPLIVVAVAVLLSRPEWAVGGLWVSPAVILALFSAWFYLRLELALGVLMTVLMGLSVWAGHGLAAQSTTVWLSSGIGMFVVGWVIQFVGHYYEGRKPAFVDDVSGLIVGPLFVVAELAFLVGLRQDLQKQIEQRSGPVGRRDLKPSEV; from the coding sequence ATGAAAAGCCTCGTCGACCACCTCAGTCAATACGCCGCGTACCACCGCGACCCGCGCAATATTGTCAGCCACTTTATCGGTATCCCATTGATCGTGGTTGCCGTGGCCGTGCTGTTGTCACGCCCCGAATGGGCGGTGGGTGGCCTGTGGGTCTCGCCAGCGGTGATCCTGGCGTTGTTCTCGGCGTGGTTCTACCTGCGCCTGGAACTGGCCCTGGGCGTGCTGATGACGGTGCTGATGGGCCTGTCGGTGTGGGCCGGGCATGGGCTGGCGGCGCAGAGCACGACGGTATGGCTGAGCAGTGGCATCGGTATGTTCGTAGTGGGTTGGGTGATTCAGTTTGTCGGGCATTACTACGAAGGCAGGAAGCCGGCGTTTGTGGATGATGTATCGGGGCTGATCGTGGGGCCGTTGTTTGTGGTGGCGGAGTTGGCGTTTCTGGTGGGGTTGCGGCAGGACCTGCAAAAGCAGATTGAACAACGTTCAGGCCCGGTGGGACGCCGCGATCTCAAGCCAAGTGAAGTCTAA